A region of Rattus rattus isolate New Zealand chromosome 7, Rrattus_CSIRO_v1, whole genome shotgun sequence DNA encodes the following proteins:
- the Gon7 gene encoding EKC/KEOPS complex subunit GON7 has protein sequence MELSGEYVGGDGEPQRLQVSCEASSDADPLQSLSAGVVRMKELVAEFFGTLVEQDAQGVAEDPEDALDGDEDDAEDENNSGRTNSDGPSAKRPKPTS, from the exons ATGGAGCTTTCTGGCGAGTACGTCGGTGGTGACGGGGAGCCGCAGCGGCTACAAGTGTCCTGTGAAGCGTCGAGCGACGCGGACCCTCTCCAGAGCCTGTCGGCGGGCGTGGTCCGCATGAAGGAGTTGGTAGCGGAGTTCTTCGGGACCCTAGTGGAGCAGGACGCACAGGGCGTGGCGGAAGATCCGGAGGACGCTTTGGATG gtgatGAAGATGATGCAGAAGATGAAAATAACTCTGGTAGAACTAACTCAGATGGACCATCTGCAAAACGACCTAAACCAACTTCTTAA